The following coding sequences are from one Culex quinquefasciatus strain JHB chromosome 1, VPISU_Cqui_1.0_pri_paternal, whole genome shotgun sequence window:
- the LOC6053847 gene encoding flocculation protein FLO11 gives SNSYLTLLACISPMPEDLSETLSTIRFAQGAKTLKNNPQINLVAAELKAKERARTPAKNYVPGALRNRNLAAKTPKSAKRPAAGAGSSVKKVHSNTFCTPSKIRKLDYGKLNTTIAPVPFQKPAPPEPVLVAPPTRAALQQMMPPPAPVFPRFSDVTERDFDCIPSDCRSSMLSLNLSSSTSVDGPTSAVTASSSTTSGISSQVSSYSPIVKKCMETFEATIEQKLAAMFEKIQHIAPAPAPAPPQIAVIPATPVQPITIDCTTDSQAAPTPTPSASSAIPWDMIRREIQEAIRSEMSTINDSHGPKYETSTPCRSVVNESRLTVPGTIKLVNPALQRVKGMAAAVTVADDSLGDGGDLDGTVVMNTKTPRRYEVISVDSDEEVEDDEEGVVVRRRMSKRLSGGEVRQPFARVDANVVGRKVAVVTPKTVQVMRDESVLWEVKDNGQVRRRSTRISNRKSNAAVHVHSKKGCCPSTKKKKQPRFEALAEEEVEADKENEGHVTIRKKAPPMTISNKVIAGYFQTPGAGGGKKDAKMTASKHGKAVLDLVNRGSIKEVQILPTVGLKMAYQIVTHRTINGKFKKIDDLSKLFVGGKKWTKFLEANYLS, from the exons GCCAAGGAACGCGCTCGCACCCCAGCTAAAAACTACGTCCCCGGCGCCCTCCGGAATCGGAACCTGGCCGCCAAGACGCCCAAATCGGCCAAACGACCTGCGGCCGGTGCCGGATCATCCGTCAAGAAGGTCCACAGCAACACGTTCTGCACGCCCAGTAAGATCCGCAAACTGGACTACGGCAAGCTCAACACGACGATCGCACCGGTTCCGTTCCAGAAACCGGCtccgccggaaccggttctggtGGCTCCGCCAACCAGGGCCGCGCTGCAGCAGATGATGCCGCCACCGGCGCCCGTATTTCCGAGATTTAGTGACGTTACGGAGCGGGACTTTGACTGCATTCCCTCGGATTGCCGGTCGTCGATGCTCAGCTTGAACCTGTCCAGCTCGACGTCGGTGGACGGTCCGACCTCGGCGGTGACGGCGAGCTCGTCGACGACGAGTGGCATTTCGTCGCAGGTGTCGAG CTACAGTCCGATCGTCAAAAAGTGCATGGAGACCTTCGAGGCCACCATCGAGCAAAAGTTGGCCGCCATGTTCGAGAAGATCCAACACATTGCCCCAGCTCCAGCGCCAGCCCCACCACAAATTGCGGTCATCCCAGCCACACCAGTCCAACCAATAACCATCGACTGCACCACCGACTCCCAGGCCGCTCCCACTCCGACTCCATCCGCCTCTTCCGCCATCCCGTGGGACATGATCCGGCGCGAGATCCAGGAGGCAATCCGGTCGGAAATGAGCACCATCAACGACTCGCACGGACCCAAGTACGAGACGAGTACGCCGTGCCGAAGCGTCGTCAATGAGTCCAGGTTGACGGTTCCAGGCACGATCAAGTTGGTCAATCCGGCGCTGCAACGGGTGAAGGGGATGGCGGCGGCGGTCACCGTCGCGGATGATTCCCTTGGAGATGGTGGAGATTTGGACGGAACGGTTGTGATGAACACCAAGACACCCCGGCGATACGAGGTCATCAGCGTGGACAGCGACGAGGAGGTCGAGGACGATGAAGAAGGGGTCGTTGTGCGGCGGAGGATGTCCAAGCGACTGTCCGGAGGAGAGGTGAGACAGCCATTCGCACGGGTTGACGCCAACGTCGTGGGTCGTAAGGTGGCCGTGGTTACGCCGAAGACCGTGCAGGTCATGCGGGACGAAAGTGTCCTGTGGGAGGTCAAGGACAACGGCCAGGTTCGTCGTAGAAGTACGCGGATCTCCAACCGGAAGAGCAACGCCGCCGTCCACGTTCACAGCAAGAAAGGTTGCTGTCCGtcgacgaagaagaagaagcagccaCGATTCGAGGCCCTCGCGGAAGAGGAAGTCGAAGCGGACAAGGAGAACGAAGGTCACGTCACGATCCGGAAGAAGGCGCCGCCGATGACGATCAGCAATAAGGTTATCGCCGGGTACTTCCAGACGCCCGGGGCTGGAGGTGGGAAGAAGGACGCCAAGATGACCGCGTCCAAGCACGGCAAGGCCGTGCTGGATTTGGTCAACCGGGGCAGCATCAAGGAGGTGCAGATCCTGCCCACGGTGGGACTGAAGATGGCCTACCAGATCGTTACGCATCG CACCATCAACGGCAAGTTCAAAAAGATCGACGATTTGTCGAAGCTTTTCGTCGGTGGCAAAAAGTGGACCAAGTTCCTCGAG GCAAACTATCTGTCCTAA